Part of the Denticeps clupeoides chromosome 3, fDenClu1.1, whole genome shotgun sequence genome, TGGCAGTGGGTGGTCCAGCACACTCATCACCGGCCGAAATGGCTGTTTGGGGACGCTGTGAGACGGTCTACTGGTACGGGCCAGACCTGGACTCAGCTGGTGATGGCTGTGCGGGGACAAGGGGATCAGACCCGTCCATTCGTCCGTGGAACGTTCCGGCAAACCCGTAGTGCATTTACAGTGACCAGTTGCCAGGAGGTCCGACTGCAGGGAAATGTCGTCTGAACTTCCGCCCTCAGAACAGCtccagtgtccagtgtccaCGCAGTCCCCCAGTCCCCTGAATGGGGATTCTGAGGAGCCTGTAGCCGAAAGTGGGGAAGGGGCTTCACACGGCTGAGTGTGAGGCAGGCATGCTGGCGTCCTTTTGAGGAAATCGCCTAACTGACCACCTGAGAGGCGCTTCGTCCCTTCACCTGCCTCAGGTGGTGGCAGCAACACTGGAAGCCATCTGGGCAGTTTGGTTTCTGGGATTTTATCTGTGGCCTGGATAGAGCCTTTCTGAAGCTTTGATATGGAGACGTGAGTTCTCGATGGTCTGGGATGAGATGCCGGCGACTGAATTACCTGTAGGTCCTTCTCCTCTACTGTTGCGGCGTTATCTTTATGGCCTCTCTTTGTTCCCCGCTCCCTGTTCAATGGCTCCCTACCATGAAAAAACCTGGAGCTACAGTCTGCTATCCTTCCAGTTTTGGTCAAGCTGAGGCGGGCTTGAAGAAGAACGGGGTCCGgggatttttgctttttttgatAGATCACTGGTGGACACTTGCCCCTGGACAGTTGTCTCTGGCAGGTAGGTCTGTCTGTAGACCCTGAACCATGTGCATATGTGGTATCAGCGCTACTTGGGTCTGGTGAGTTATTAGTCTGACTCAGCGTACTGTGACCTGTGGGTGCAGAGTTCAACTCCTGGCTGTTGGAGATCGGGATCGACCGGGCCTGACGTTCCCCAGGAGGAGTTGGGCTCAGTCTCAGCCTTTGGTTTTCGGTTGGCCATTTGTTGTTCCACACCTCAAGGGAGGGGCTTGTCCAGGCTTTTTGAATGGGTCGCGGTGAAGGGCGGTCCTTGTTCGCCTTGTCTGATTGGACAGGTGGTTGTGTTGTTCTCACCGGAAGCCCAGATACGGGCAAGGTGGGGCTTGATATAAAGATAGACAGAAAGACAAGGATTTATAATCAGGTAactcaaatgaaaatgtaacagtACTGGCTGCCATACtggccggggcagtggtggcctagcggtcaaggaagtggccccagAATCAGAAAGTCGCAGGTTTGaatccgatccgccaaggtgccgctgagcagagcaccgtccccacacactgctccctgggcgcctgtcatggctgcccactgctcaccaagggtgatggttaaaagcagaggacacatttcgttgtgtcaccgtgtgatgtaTTTGAttgtatttgtaattttaaCGACACAAACCAATATTTGGTAGCAGCCTAGTAGGcaaccagaagacaacaaaaatCAAATCCCAACTACAagcacttatccctgagtgtctccagggagactgtcacTCTAAATAttcagtctggataagggcatcagcATTTTACCAGAacaaatgttcatatttataatACGCTGGAAATAAGCCAGGACCAGTAATGATTTGACCAGTGTTGTTTTGAGAAAGCTGATGGGTGTAAGGAGTGTTCCCATTGGCCAGTCTGCCCGAACTGATGTTGTTCTGTGACACGTACCTGCCTGGAGGCCGGAGTCCTCCCGTCTTCTGGATGGGGGGAATGTGGATGGGTCTCTTCCTGATGACCGGGGAGCAGAGCTCAGCAGCCAGTGGGGACCCAGTCAGGGTTATTTGGGGCACCAGGGATTTACGGGGCGCAGGCTTGTTGTCCATGGTGCGGTCGTGGAATGGTGGTGCATGTGGGCAAATGCAGAGAATCCGGACTGCTGTGCAAGAAAAATGGGCATTGATGACCTCAGCAATGTGGAGCAATACTTGTTGGGGGAATATCTATTTTTGGGCTTTATGGTCAGGcctaaaacagaaacagaaataaattagaGGTTCAGTAAACAGAGCATGTGTATTAGATGCGGAGGGAGTGTTTCAACAATTAAAATTTCAAATGTTAGCACATCAACAcactaaatgaataaatgcatcttTACTTAAATCATTTAGACCCTAGATTGGTTGAGATCAATATTCGCAATGCTTAAAGACCTTGACAACACCAACAGTTCCACATACATTATGAAAGCCAACAGGAGGTGAAATTACTGACCTGTGCTTCTCTGTCTGCctcatcgtcttggtgacaagAAAACTGGGGGACAGAGACACGAGTGGACAACAGGAAGTGGTGGGTACCAGTCACATTCCCTCCATTCCTGTCCTCTAAAGCCGCACTGTCTCTTTCTCCCACTCCCATTGCTCATGTCTTTCATTGTGAAGCATGGGAATTGGTGTGGAAAAATGCACCAATAAAAGCCATCAGTCAGAGAGGGAGACTGGGTGAAGATTGGTGACAAAATAAGTCTTTTAATAGCAAAATGTCACAGCATTACAGTCACCAACATCCCTAATAGAGGTTACAGAGGTCAGATGGGAGGTCATGAAGAAATGTcttacaatatatttattttggcaatttttaaataaaaaagacctGATATGATTCACAACACGTTAGTGTTAGATGCATCACAGTTGCAAGCACATAAATGCTGACGTGGGAATTTTTTGGCATTGCAGATTATAGAACATTTGTATCTGATAATAAACCATGTACAAATGATCTCACACGATGTCACCCTTTTGGGTCAATTCTGAGTCCATTTCTATGTGTATCTAAGGCAATCACAGACTATTGTTCCTGGCTTTTCTACCAGATGAAAAGGCCTAAGGTCATTACTGTTAATTTATTAGTATTATTGAAGCGAGTTTAGGTTTTTGTTGGTCGAGTGCGTGGCACGTCCCATCCCAAAGGTGCACTGTTCCGACACGACGAGGAACCTCCGGTCACATCAGCACGTTGCGGTCCTCCTCTCTGCTGTTCACCTTTGTGCTCAGCGGGGGGCGCTGCGGAGACTTATTGCTCCACTTGTGGGCATCTTGAAGGCCCGGCTCCAGGAAGTAGAGGCAGGCACCGAACCCAGCTAAAACCAGGACCGACACGAGTAGGTACACTGGCACGAACCAGTCGAGGAACATCCAGGGCATGGCGATGCAGGGAGGAGAACTAAACCCGAAGTGAAGAAGAGGAAATCCTGAAGAACAAGCAGATCCACTTGCGTTACACCCTGCACCCCGAGAGCATACTTCATGCTACACCCTGAGGCCACACGTGCACCATGTCTGTTTCCATGGACATGCAGATGAGCCACGAGCTCCGCATACCTGCGTATCTGTTCCTGCTCAGGCCCTGGAGAAACAGGGAGGTGAACCCCGGCTCTGAAGGTGGGTCGGAGCA contains:
- the septin3 gene encoding neuronal-specific septin-3 isoform X1, with product MDNKPAPRKSLVPQITLTGSPLAAELCSPVIRKRPIHIPPIQKTGGLRPPGSPTLPVSGLPVRTTQPPVQSDKANKDRPSPRPIQKAWTSPSLEVWNNKWPTENQRLRLSPTPPGERQARSIPISNSQELNSAPTGHSTLSQTNNSPDPSSADTTYAHGSGSTDRPTCQRQLSRGKCPPVIYQKKQKSPDPVLLQARLSLTKTGRIADCSSRFFHGREPLNRERGTKRGHKDNAATVEEKDLQVIQSPASHPRPSRTHVSISKLQKGSIQATDKIPETKLPRWLPVLLPPPEAGEGTKRLSGGQLGDFLKRTPACLPHTQPCEAPSPLSATGSSESPFRGLGDCVDTGHWSCSEGGSSDDISLQSDLLATGHCKCTTGLPERSTDEWTGLIPLSPHSHHQLSPGLARTSRPSHSVPKQPFRPVMSVLDHPLPKPSVSRETVKLHGHSGVRVTMNMSEMVPPEVRPKPAVPAKPAHVVPSSAHTPHGPGAGGPGSGGSTLLGYIGIDTIIEQMRKKTMKTGFDFNIMVVGHSGLGKSTLVNTLFKSQVSRKSAGWSRDEKIPKTVEIKSVSHVIEEGGVKMKLTIIDTPGFGDQINNNNCWEPIEKYINEQYEKFLKEEVNIARKKRIPDTRVHCCLYFISPTGHSLRQLDIEFMKHLSRVVNLIPVIAKSDTLTPDEKTDFKQRVRKELEICGIEFYPQKEFDEDTEDKSDNDKIREAMPFAVVGSDKEYQVNSKRVLGRKSPWGVVEVENPNHCEFSLLRDFLIRSHLQDLKEVTHNIHYETYRAKRLNDNGGLHPISTGVGDTQESNL